A stretch of the Aspergillus puulaauensis MK2 DNA, chromosome 6, nearly complete sequence genome encodes the following:
- a CDS encoding uncharacterized protein (COG:K;~EggNog:ENOG410PFYS;~InterPro:IPR036236,IPR013087,IPR007219;~PFAM:PF00096,PF04082;~go_function: GO:0003677 - DNA binding [Evidence IEA];~go_function: GO:0008270 - zinc ion binding [Evidence IEA];~go_process: GO:0006351 - transcription, DNA-templated [Evidence IEA]) codes for MSPRITRRNPVHTPERPRQKTFKCNVCERNFNRREHLQRHLTIHYGQKPFTCSQCSYACRRKDLLNRHVKLSHGNHSPSSQEIPSQSSEYSSFQDSQLHPSIPQTDEGADPVGNNVQLSPPSSVRQTGNLDGLGAFMNVEDQVAAPVFPDPDTVHQPFPINYLDNVALPFLVEQPALFPELSMHDLFSQSPLDNTVNLQAGLESAPLQDHGTPTPLATPPDVGRHHVHLAPFLRVSQDDWLWLSREVSLFSSVLPNGYEIPSRHAISRYLHGFMNGFHPHFPIIHPQTLSLREMAPELILSLAAVGSQYCLESHQGLKLFPLARSIAAEKIRRRDLVELDGTVDTYTNSPRRQTKAQSTSSHLENRPEQRTNIKEPAIPGRESSELVQTMQALFYLMAMATWGGEHRSLVRQAIATQSTLAVLVRQHGLADDPTDSNSMSWSQWARAESARRTKLIIYCFFNLHTIVFNVPSPLTISDIHLRLPCTESEWKAPDTDVWFSLHKKSQPAPCFQDCISDLLQDDSGPPICSSLGSHVLIHALLQRIFSIQQATHHGSNMAPGPFLSQRQALKKWQIGWEMNPESSVSPLDKHGPIAFNSAALFHLANIRIVTDIGAARSLLEQDHLQIARRLRDQPMLPRGSTLVLAARHATVALCSPVQMGVYFVGRVPNWSVMHAVCSLEYAHVLSQFLQTVTSTTLEYPLQLEELSLLSAIKETLREVESSTPDGDPKSIDTMPQLLASKAVRAWALILQGFRTWNAVDLITRALFVYADMLDPDIHDQ; via the exons ATGAGTCCCCGAATCACACGCAGAAACCCAGTGCATACCCCAGAACGCCCTCGGCAAAAGACGTTCAAGTGTAATGTCTGTGAGCGGAACTTCAATCGGCGCGAGCATCTACAGCGACATTTGACCATTC ACTATGGTCAAAAGCCATTCACTTGCTCCCAGTGTAGCTATGCCTGTCGTCGCAA GGATTTGTTGAATCGTCATGTTAAATTGTCCCATGGGAATCACTCGCCGAGTAGTCAAGAAATTCCCAGCCAGAGTAGCGAGTATAGCAGTTTTCAAG acagccagcttcatccttcAATACCCCAAACTGATGAAGGTGCTGACCCCGTCGGCAATAATGTCCAACTATCTCCCCCCTCGTCTGTCCGTCAAACTGGTAACTTGGATGGCTTAGGAGCATTCATGAATGTAGAGGACCAGGTCGCTGCGCCTGTTTTTCCAGACCCAGACACTGTTCATCAACCATTCCCCATCAACTACTTGGATAACGTTGCATTACCGTTTCTCGTGGAACAGCCGGCTCTCTTCCCAGAGCTATCCATGCACGACCTCTTCTCTCAATCCCCCCTCGATAATACTGTTAATCTTCAAGCAGGCCTGGAAAGCGCCCCTCTCCAGGACCACGGCACCCCAACTCCGCTTGCCACGCCACCAGACGTTGGACGGCACCACGTACATCTCGCGCCATTCCTGCGAGTCTCCCAAGATGACTGGCTTTGGCTGTCCAGGGAGGTTTCCCTTTTCTCGTCTGTTTTGCCCAATGGCTACGAGATTCCGTCCCGGCATGCAATATCCCGCTACCTGCACGGCTTCATGAATGGCTTCCATCCTCATTTTCCTATTATCCATCCCCAGACGTTGTCCTTGCGGGAGATGGCGCCTGAGCTTATTTTATCCCTCGCTGCGGTGGGAAGTCAGTATTGCCTTGAATCACATCAGGGCCTTAAACTGTTCCCCCTCGCTCGGTCAATTGCTGCAGAGAAAATTCGGCGCCGTGATCTAGTTGAGTTGGATGGTACTGTTGATACATATACCAattctcctcgccgtcagACCAAGGCTCAATCAACTTCATCTCACCTGGAGAACAGACCAGAACAGCGGACGAATATCAAGGAGCCGGCGATTCCTGGCCGTGAAAGTAGTGAGCTAGTCCAGACCATGCAAGCGTTATTCTACctcatggccatggccacATGGGGCGGCGAACATCGATCCCTTGTTAGACAAGCCATTGCCACTCAAAGCACGCTCGCGGTTCTAGTTCGACAGCATGGGTTAGCTGATGATCCTACGGACTCAAACTCTATGAGTTGGTCCCAGTGGGCACGCGCAGAAAGCGCGCGGCGTACGAAGCTGATCATATATTGTTTCTTCAACCTTCACACCATAGTATTCAACGTCCCGTCTCCATTGACGATCTCTGATATTCATCTGCGTCTTCCGTGTACGGAATCAGAGTGGAAGGCACCTGATACAGACGTCTGGTTTAGCCTTCATAAGAAATCACAACCCGCTCCATGTTTCCAAGATTGTATCTCGGATCTGCTTCAGGATGATAGCGGACCACCTATCTGCTCCTCCCTCGGAAGCCACGTTTTGATCCACGCCCTGCTACAACGTATCTTTTCAATCCAACAGGCAACTCACCACGGTAGCAACATGGCCCCTGGGCCATTTCTCAGCCAGCGCCAAGCGTTGAAAAAGTGGCAGATTGGATGGGAAATGAATCCGGAATCGTCGGTCAGTCCTCTGGACAAGCATGGGCCGATTGCCTTTAACTCAGCC GCCCTGTTCCATCTTGCGAATATCCGTATAGTTACCGATATTGGGGCCGCTCGTTCGCTTCTCGAACAGGATCATCTCCAGATAGCCAGAAGGTTGAGGGATCAACCGATGCTGCCCAGGGGTTCTACTCTAGTACTCGCTGCGCGACATGCA ACCGTTGCACTATGCTCGCCCGTCCAGATGGGCGTCTATTTCGTCGGCCGAGTACCAAACTGGTCCGTAATGCATGCCGTTTGCTCACTGGAGTACGCGCACGTCCTCAGCCAGTTCCTGCAGACTGTGACATCGACAACCCTAGAGTATCCGCTACAATTGGAGGAATTGAGCCTGTTATCTGCAA
- a CDS encoding alpha/beta fold hydrolase (COG:S;~EggNog:ENOG410PIDC;~InterPro:IPR000073,IPR029058;~PFAM:PF12697) gives MTTPQVWQSLPDAVAASLEKLPEILNQDPQWQAFINTEGIHQKVTIGIQSTGSKNTILVTVEPGSRTTISAGQPSDADFTLTAQPSHWAHFFSATPKAPYTSFVGIQGMNIVQDGAGVLGNHDKYSQYAHLTTHLLNTIREGLHGPPTLDEEQPETDEDYLTGRYVYITPPLWGRSKVFYETSGEGAQEIVFLHTAGSDSRQYHAVMNDARMRAKCTMYAFDLPAHGRSFPGKNHIPGNHTNTEDAYVGCIREFIKALKLNKPIICGASMAGQVCIAVAIRAEEVGAGGSIPLQGCDYLTMQRQFNDKSPLVNQSLFNPDWIYGMMAPSAPLSNKRLVWHTYSGQAYGIFHGDLDFYFGGFDARERVAGIDVKKCPIYFLTGEYDWSTTPQMSEATAKKIKGAGFKEMVGLGHFPATESPGRFIPYLIDAVDWIQKTRA, from the exons ATGACAACCCCCCAAGTCTGGCAGTCCCTTCCGGACGCCGTTGCTGCATCCCTCGAGAAGCTCCCGGAGATACTGAACCAAGATCCCCAATGGCAAGCATTCATCAACACAGAGGGTATTCACCAAAAAGTCACAATCGGCATCCAATCAACCGGTTCAAAGAACACCATCCTAGTTACCGTGGAACCCGGCTCACGCACCACGATCTCAGCCGGCCAACCCTCCGACGCCGACTTCACCCTAACAGCACAACCCTCACACTGGGCCCATTTCTTCTCCGCTACCCCAAAAGCACCATACACCAGCTTCGTCGGCATCCAGGGAATGAACATCGTCCAAGACGGCGCAGGCGTACTCGGAAACCACGACAAATACAGCCAGTACGCACACCTCACCACACACCTCCTAAACACGATCCGGGAGGGGTTGCACGGCCCTCCTACtctggacgaggagcagcCCGAAACCGACGAGGATTACCTCACAGGGAGGTATGTTTACATAACACCGCCCCTGTGGGGAAGATCCAAGGTATTCTATGAGACGAGCGGGGAGGGCGCACAGGAGATCGTCTTCCTGCACACGGCAGGCAGCGACAGTCGACAATACCACGCCGTCATGAACGACGCGAGAATGCGTGCCAAATGCACCATGTACGCCTTCGACCTACCAGCGCACGGGCGCAGTTTTCCAGGAAAGAACCATATACCGGGAAACCACACGAACACCGAGGACGCCTATGTCGGCTGTATCCGGGAGTTCATAAAAGCGCTGAAGCTAAACAAGCCCATCATCTGCGGCGCGTCGATGGCCGGACAGGTTTGTATCGCGGTGGCAATCCGCGCTGAGGAGGTCGGTGCCGGCGGCTCGATTCCTTTACAGGGGTGTGACTATTTGACCATGCAGCGGCAGTTTAATGACAAGTCACCGCTGGTGAATCAGTCGCTGTTTAACCCGGATTGGATCTATGGGATGATGGCGCCGAGTGCGCCGCTTTCGAACAAGCGGCTGGTCTGGCATACGTATAGTGGCCAGGCGTATGGGATTTTCCACGGGGATCTGGATTTCTATTTTGGCGGCTTTGATGCGCGGGAGCGTGTTGCGGGTATCGATGTGAAGAAGTGTCCGATTTACTTCTTGACTGGGGAGTATGATTGGAGTACTACGCCGCAGATGAGCGAGGCTACAGCGAAGAAGATTAAAGGTGCTGGGTTTAAGGAGATGGTTGGGCTGGGCCATTTCCCGGCGACGGAGAGTCCTGGGCGATTT ATTCCGTATTTGATCGATGCGGTCGACTGGATCCAGAAGACTCGTGCTTGA
- a CDS encoding uncharacterized protein (COG:Q;~EggNog:ENOG410PJSN;~InterPro:IPR036291,IPR002347,IPR020904;~PFAM:PF00106,PF13561;~go_function: GO:0016491 - oxidoreductase activity [Evidence IEA];~go_process: GO:0055114 - oxidation-reduction process [Evidence IEA]), which produces MALDITGKTALVTGGASGIGREFVKKLVAGGCNVTIADLNPGPDDNGVGDTASTALTPGQTMFVQTDVTNWTELQNAFDKTIEQFGRLDIVCPSAGVFEPPSSNFWHFNKGTDTNASSSFKTLDINITHPIRATQLAINSFQRQKLNHGAVVLISSISAQAAVLPAPMYAASKHAISGFVRSLANLEPRLNIRVNAVAPGCVKTPLWTADKLAWVDEDVDTWVTAEQVAQTMLDLVTKAENVGGTVLEVGVDEVRSVQELNDPGPKGRGHTVHNIAGGVTNVYGLIEQNFGV; this is translated from the exons ATGGCCCTCGACATCACAGGGAAGACTGCCCTGGTCACCGGCGGCGCATCCGGAATCGGCCGCGAATTCGTCAAGAAGCTGGTAGCTGGAGGTTGTAATGTCACCATTGCTGATTTAAATCCTGGTCCAGACGATAATGGAGTCGGTGATACTGCGTCAACCGCACTTACTCCTGGCCAGACCATGTTTGTTCAGACCGACGTTACAAACTGGACAGAGCTGCAGAATGCATTCGACAAGACGATCGAGCAGTTCGGGCGCCTTGACATCGTCTGTCCTAGTGCTGGTGTATTCGAGCCA CCATCCTCAAACTTCTGGCACTTCAACAAGGGAACCGACACAAACGCATCATCCAGTTTCAAAACCCTCGACATCAACATTACCCACCCCATCCGCGCGACCCAGCTCGCCATCAACTCATTCCAGCGCCAAAAGCTCAACCATGGCGCCGTAGTCCTAATATCCTCTATCTCAGCACAAGCCGCCGTCCTCCCCGCCCCGATGTACGCAGCAAGCAAGCATGCAATCTCAGGCTTCGTGCGCTCCCTCGCAAACCTCGAACCTCGTCTTAATATCCGCGTGAATGCCGTTGCGCCGGGGTGCGTGAAGACACCGCTGTGGACGGCTGATAAGCTAGCGTGGGTGGATGAAGACGTGGATACATGGGTGACCGCTGAGCAAGTGGCGCAGACGATGCTTGACCTTGTGACGAAGGCGGAGAATGTGGGCGGGACGGTTCTGgaggttggtgttgatgaggtcCGGTCTGTCCAGGAGCTGAATGATCCTGGCCCTAAGGGCCGTGGACATACAGTACACAACATTGCTGGGGGTGTGACGAATGTTTATGGGCTTATTGAGCAGAATTTTGGGGTTTGA
- a CDS encoding fungal specific transcription factor domain-containing protein (COG:S;~EggNog:ENOG410PKEF;~InterPro:IPR007219;~PFAM:PF04082;~go_function: GO:0003677 - DNA binding [Evidence IEA];~go_function: GO:0008270 - zinc ion binding [Evidence IEA];~go_process: GO:0006351 - transcription, DNA-templated [Evidence IEA]), which yields MSTGPFSPEHPGQGRDNLAATEIDGQGLSAVPQFPGHVHWPSYEFLEFDEPSLEQEDRTFLANKGSLSVPEPIALDEFVRHYFLHLHPILPLLDEAEFWNSYTQCGNKSKISLLVLQAMLFAGCPYISINTLQRCGFNSKRDARSHFYKRAKFLFGLAEYHPVVRTQAAILLSHHASAAEPRAGSEWLALAIQNAHLIDRIPGRRPTGDSIQRKRLWWSIILRDRYLCLTLHRRTQVPEIPKGLDLDALDEDVLSCEIQSSLVYDPEAKVILVKILKEYYELALALSDMVPLVYASHGINTASLSGDACIDNLKKAECAKRSLEEWRSSTSLPILMAQVTHEPATLFAKLIHMYYYAARINLAHFELLIMQQQPEFVSGYDGKLRNITSELHNYMSQQSIIMEYLGHCGRSHILPLSVIGCLPMPLLTTAINISLSPSPHQREIHKRRIDTFGQIVRNLEQVYEAATMISSGMSHFLQLAYTTIQLSSEPEPVLPSNSRVYFEAGPTNEHQTTPPPPTWKDFLLQSPQAYLLISTTVDFSLSLGHLPRTDSLPDLLTCLLPRCLRICLPWDNNPVSSARSPDNVQEYFELNSRQNPPPTRGGRERSRMEILNRFRMQQQAKKAEEEFNLDYLDLSAVG from the exons ATGAGCACCGGGCCATTCAGTCCAGAGCATCCAGGCCAGGGGAGAGACAATCTGGCCGCTACCGAGATCGACGGCCAGGGCTTGAGTGCCGTGCCGCAGTTCCCAGGCCACGTCCATTGGCCGAGTTATGAATTCCTAGAATTTGACGAGCCCAGCCTGGAGCAAGAGGACCGTACCTTTTTAGCTAATAAGGGCAGTTTGAGTGTTCCCGAGCCTATAGCCCTAGATGAGTTCGTGCGCCACTACTTTCTGCACCTCCATCCTATTCTACCCCTGTTAGACGAGGCAGAATTCTGGAATAGTTATACACAATGCGGCAATAAATCCAAAATCTCCTTGCTTGTTTTGCAGGCAATGCTATTTGCGGGCTGTCCG TATATCAGCATCAACACGCTTCAGCGATGCGGCTTCAACAGTAAGAGAGACGCAAGGAGCCACTTCTACAAAAGAGCCAAG TTTCTCTTTGGCCTCGCTGAGTATCACCCCGTTGTTCGAACTCAAGCGGCCATTCTCCTCAGCCACCAtgcatctgctgcagagcCACGAGCTGGGAGCGAGTGGCTGGCACTAGCCATACAAAATGCTCACCTGATTGATCGAATTCCCGGACGCCGTCCGACGGGAGATTCTATACAGAGAAAGAGACTCTGGTGGTCAATTATTCTGCGCGACCGCTATCTCTGCCTTACCCTGCATCGCCGAACTCAGGTACCAGAGATTCCAAAGGGGTTGGACCTCGATGCgcttgacgaggatgttTTATCTTGTGAGATTCAGAGTTCACTTGTGTACGATCCAGAGGCGAAGGTGATACTGGTGAAAATCCTCAAGGAATATTATGAGCTTGCCTTGGCCCTTTCCGATATGGTGCCGCTTGTTTATGCTTCACATGGAATCAACACTGCCTCACTTTCTGGGGACGCATGCATAGACAACCTGAAAAAAGCAGAATGTGCCAAGAGGTCgttggaggagtggaggTCGTCCACCAGCCTCCCTATACTGATGGCCCAGGTCACTCATGAGCCCGCTACATTGTTTGCGAAGCTAATTCACATGTACTACTA TGCCGCGCGAATCAACCTTGCTCACTTTGAACTACTTATTatgcaacagcagcctgaGTTCGTCTCTGGCTATGATGGGAAACTACGAAACATAACAAGCGAGCTTCACAACTACATGTCCCAACAAAGCATCATAATGGAGTATCTCGGTCATTGCGGAAGATCCCACATTCTTCCCCTGAGCGT GATTGGCTGCCTCCCCATGCCACTGCTCACAACGGCAATCAATATCAGTCTCTCCCCGTCGCCGCATCAAAGAGAAATCCACAAACGCAGGATAGACACATTCGGCCAGATCGTCAGGAACCTGGAACAAGTCTACGAGGCTGCAACCATGATATCCTCTGGGATGTCCCACTTTCTGCAACTAGCATACACAACAATCCAGCTCTCGTCCGAACCTGAACCGGTCCTCCCAAGTAACTCAAGAGTGTATTTCGAGGCAGGCCCCACGAATGAACATCAGACAActccaccgccgccgacgtGGAAAgatttcctccttcaatcGCCACAAGCCTACCTCCTCATCTCAACGACGGTAGACTTCAGTTTATCACTCGGTCACCTCCCTCGCACTGACTCACTCCCGGATCTCCTAACTTGTCTGCTCCCTCGGTGTTTAAGAATATGTCTCCCATGGGATAACAATCCCGTATCTAGTGCACGTTCTCCCGATAACGTACAGGAATACTTCGAATTAAACAGTCGCCAGAACCCTCCACCGACTCGAGGTGGCAGAGAGCGATCGCGAATGGAGATCCTCAATCGCTTCCgtatgcagcagcaggcaaagaaggctgaggaggagtTTAATTTGGATTATTTGGACTTGAGTGCAGTGGGTTAG